The following are encoded together in the Thiobacillus sp. SCUT-2 genome:
- the htpX gene encoding zinc metalloprotease HtpX → MFGNWVKTSILFAGIIALFGAIGAAIGGGQGMLIALLFGAGMNLFAYWNSDRVVLSMYNAREVDAASGGRFYAMVQELAARAGLPMPRVYVIDEAQPNAFATGRSPEHAAVAATTGIMQLLGERELRGVMAHELTHVRNRDTLISTVSASIAGAISALANFGMFFGGRDSEGRQANPLLAMAIMIIAPIAAMLIQMAISRAREFGADAGGAEISGDPQALASALQKIEAYARGLPLPPAEAHPETAQMMIINPLSGAGLAGLFSTHPPTEERVARLLQMARPA, encoded by the coding sequence ATGTTCGGCAACTGGGTCAAGACCTCGATTCTATTCGCGGGCATCATCGCGCTGTTCGGCGCCATCGGCGCGGCGATCGGCGGCGGCCAGGGGATGCTGATCGCCCTGTTGTTCGGTGCGGGGATGAACCTGTTCGCCTACTGGAATTCCGACCGCGTGGTGCTCTCGATGTACAACGCACGCGAGGTCGACGCCGCGAGCGGCGGCCGCTTCTACGCGATGGTGCAGGAACTCGCCGCTCGGGCCGGGCTGCCGATGCCGCGCGTCTACGTGATCGACGAGGCCCAGCCCAACGCGTTCGCCACCGGGCGCAGCCCGGAACACGCCGCCGTGGCGGCCACCACCGGCATCATGCAGCTGCTCGGCGAGCGCGAGCTGCGCGGCGTGATGGCGCACGAGCTGACGCACGTGCGCAACCGCGACACGCTGATTTCGACCGTTTCGGCGTCGATCGCCGGGGCGATCTCGGCGCTGGCCAACTTCGGCATGTTCTTCGGCGGGCGCGACAGCGAGGGCCGCCAGGCCAACCCGCTGCTGGCGATGGCGATCATGATCATCGCGCCGATCGCCGCGATGCTGATCCAGATGGCGATTTCGCGCGCCCGCGAGTTCGGTGCCGACGCCGGCGGCGCCGAGATCTCGGGCGATCCGCAGGCGCTCGCCAGCGCGCTGCAGAAGATCGAGGCCTACGCGCGCGGCCTGCCGCTGCCGCCCGCGGAGGCGCATCCGGAAACGGCGCAGATGATGATCATCAATCCCCTGTCCGGCGCCGGGCTGGCCGGGCTGTTCTCGACCCACCCTCCGACCGAGGAGCGTGTCGCCCGGCTGCTGCAGATGGCGCGCCCGGCCTGA
- the rsmB gene encoding 16S rRNA (cytosine(967)-C(5))-methyltransferase RsmB — translation MRNVQKLAAGVLEAVLGGAALHQVLPQRLQQLDAASARGALQDIVYGSLRQLGRLDAWLAALLERPLTDPQLGWLLRVALYQLAYTRAPAHAIVHNAVAAAGPGWRRGLANAVLRNFQRRRAELERLADATPSARWSHPDWWIRKLQVQHPGRWEAILDASLLHPPFTLRVNARHGDVATYLRRLDEAGLAARQTGPDAVTLDKAVPVHQLPGFDAGEVSVQDAGAQWAARLLDARPGERILDACAAPGGKTGHLLERAEVDLTALDVDAARLARVRENLDRLRLRATLLEGDAAHPERWWDGRPFDRILADVPCSASGVARRNPDIKWLRRPDDVAQFAAQQAVMLDALWRLLVPGGTLLYATCSIFDEENDAQVRAFLARHPGEAERGTLPESFPDGSLLPDAEHDGFFYALLRKT, via the coding sequence ATGCGTAATGTCCAGAAACTGGCGGCCGGCGTGCTCGAGGCCGTGCTCGGCGGCGCGGCGCTGCATCAGGTTCTGCCGCAACGCCTGCAGCAGCTCGATGCCGCCTCCGCGCGCGGCGCGCTGCAGGACATCGTCTACGGCAGCCTGCGCCAGCTCGGCCGGCTCGATGCGTGGCTCGCGGCCCTGCTGGAGCGGCCCCTGACCGACCCGCAGCTCGGCTGGTTGCTGCGGGTCGCCCTCTATCAGCTCGCCTATACGCGCGCGCCGGCCCACGCGATCGTGCACAACGCGGTCGCGGCGGCAGGGCCGGGCTGGCGGCGCGGGCTGGCGAATGCCGTGCTGCGCAATTTCCAGCGCCGCCGCGCCGAGCTCGAACGGCTGGCCGACGCCACGCCGAGTGCGCGCTGGTCGCATCCGGACTGGTGGATCCGCAAGCTGCAAGTGCAGCATCCAGGCCGCTGGGAGGCCATCCTCGACGCGAGCCTGCTGCACCCGCCCTTCACCCTGCGCGTCAATGCCCGTCACGGCGATGTCGCGACCTATCTGCGCCGCCTCGACGAGGCGGGCCTGGCGGCCCGCCAGACGGGGCCGGACGCGGTGACCCTCGACAAGGCGGTGCCGGTGCACCAGCTGCCCGGCTTCGATGCCGGCGAAGTCTCGGTGCAGGACGCCGGCGCGCAGTGGGCGGCGCGCCTGCTCGACGCGCGCCCGGGCGAACGGATCCTCGACGCGTGCGCCGCGCCCGGCGGCAAGACCGGCCACCTTCTCGAGCGCGCGGAGGTCGACCTCACCGCGCTCGACGTCGACGCCGCGCGGCTGGCGCGGGTACGGGAGAATCTCGACCGGCTGCGGCTCCGCGCGACCCTGCTCGAGGGCGACGCGGCCCATCCCGAGCGCTGGTGGGACGGCCGCCCGTTCGACCGGATCCTGGCGGACGTGCCCTGCAGCGCCTCCGGCGTGGCCCGCCGCAACCCCGACATCAAGTGGCTGCGGCGCCCCGACGACGTCGCTCAATTTGCCGCGCAGCAGGCCGTTATGCTGGATGCGCTCTGGCGGCTGCTGGTCCCGGGTGGTACATTGCTCTACGCCACCTGCTCGATATTCGACGAAGAAAACGACGCGCAGGTGCGCGCGTTCCTGGCGCGTCATCCCGGCGAAGCCGAACGCGGTACGCTTCCAGAATCTTTCCCTGACGGGTCGCTTTTGCCTGATGCCGAGCATGATGGTTTCTTCTACGCCCTGTTGCGCAAGACCTGA
- a CDS encoding sigma-54-dependent transcriptional regulator, translated as MSGHILVVDDEVGIRELLSEILTDEGYDVHLAENAEAARAFRAQRRPDLVLLDIWMPDTDGVTLLKEWAGGGQLTMPVVMMSGHGTIDTAVEATKLGAADFLEKPVALAKLIDTVNKAIKRGVSLPRRTASMDLSALGRSPLILELKKRLSQIAGNTAPVLLLGEAGSGFEICAHFLHQPSTPWVEIKDRARLVSDPLSFVESLGNGTLYLPEVCELARLEQKGLALLLDRIEGSGARLVCASSRSLDAMVAAGEFDSRLYYRLSSLAIQVPALREHREDIPDIANFMLAQLIEAGVCPVRRLTTPALNQLRNFDWPGNLPQLNNVVRTLAVTALASEIDAADVNRVLAPMKQAAPAVAHGIPLDIPLREARDAFERMYFEHLIQKEGGSMTRVADKSGLERTHLYRKLKQLNIRHGRRLDDEL; from the coding sequence GTGAGCGGGCATATTCTCGTCGTGGACGACGAAGTGGGCATTCGTGAGTTGCTGTCGGAAATCCTCACCGACGAAGGGTACGACGTGCATCTGGCGGAAAACGCCGAGGCGGCGCGCGCCTTCCGCGCCCAGCGGCGTCCGGACCTGGTGCTGCTCGACATCTGGATGCCCGATACCGACGGCGTGACCCTGCTCAAGGAATGGGCCGGTGGCGGCCAGCTCACCATGCCGGTCGTCATGATGTCGGGCCACGGCACCATCGATACCGCGGTCGAGGCGACCAAGCTCGGCGCGGCCGATTTCCTGGAAAAGCCGGTGGCGCTGGCCAAGCTGATCGACACCGTGAACAAGGCGATCAAGCGCGGGGTCTCCCTGCCGCGGCGCACGGCGAGCATGGACCTGTCGGCCCTCGGCAGGAGCCCGCTGATTCTCGAGCTCAAGAAGCGCCTCTCGCAGATCGCCGGCAATACGGCGCCGGTCCTGCTGCTCGGCGAGGCGGGCAGCGGCTTCGAGATCTGCGCCCACTTCCTGCACCAGCCGTCGACGCCCTGGGTCGAGATCAAGGACCGGGCGCGGCTGGTCTCCGATCCGCTGAGCTTCGTCGAGTCGCTCGGCAACGGCACGCTCTATCTGCCGGAAGTGTGCGAGCTGGCGCGCCTGGAGCAGAAAGGCCTGGCGCTGCTGCTCGACCGCATCGAAGGGAGCGGTGCCCGCCTGGTGTGCGCGTCCAGCCGCAGCCTCGACGCCATGGTCGCCGCCGGCGAATTCGACAGCCGCCTCTATTACCGCCTGTCCAGCCTCGCCATCCAGGTGCCCGCGCTGCGCGAACACCGCGAAGACATTCCGGACATCGCCAACTTCATGCTCGCGCAGCTGATCGAAGCCGGCGTCTGCCCCGTGCGGCGGCTGACGACGCCGGCCCTGAACCAGCTGCGCAACTTCGACTGGCCGGGCAACCTGCCGCAGCTCAACAACGTGGTGCGCACGCTCGCGGTGACCGCGCTGGCAAGCGAGATCGACGCCGCCGACGTCAATCGCGTGCTGGCGCCGATGAAGCAGGCGGCGCCGGCCGTGGCGCACGGCATTCCGCTCGACATTCCGCTGCGCGAGGCGCGCGATGCGTTCGAGCGCATGTATTTCGAGCACCTGATCCAGAAGGAAGGCGGCAGCATGACCCGGGTCGCGGACAAGTCGGGGCTGGAGCGCACCCATCTCTACCGCAAGCTCAAGCAGCTCAACATCCGCCATGGTCGCCGGCTCGACGACGAACTGTAA
- a CDS encoding sensor histidine kinase has protein sequence MRSLIAAALLLGIVLLSLLFYASSGSSAFSDSLPTLFVGGGALGVALLVLLGWRMWWLQKRIRRGVFGAKLTLKLLLMFGVVAMLPGLVVYGASVFFLNRSIETWFDVRVDNALASGVNLGQAALDDLLRDLDKKAQRMALTLSDQGVGSMITSLSTLREQSSVQELTLFDERGGVVAHVSGDSGTLLPVLPDRAVLWQVRQQQPYSRIEEVPERGLVMHVIVPVYTSALSGETRVLQLVQPVPARLAHDAQAVQLAYQEYQQISVSRLGIKRIYGVALTLTLMLALLMTFVIAYLLSERLGAPLRTLARGTRAVAKGDFSQMPSVSSRDELGVLIQSFNRMTRQLSDAREQVAQNHQQTEQAKAFLERVLANLSSGVVVLDDTLRVRTANSAAAQILGVDVATLDARLLAELGEPGEALRTLGTTVAARFGEHEGEWQEQIDYAAHGGSQSLLLRGTRLPPGVERGYVLVFDDVTKLIDAERNAAWSEVARRLAHEIKNPLTPIQLSAERIARKLDGRLEPADAEFLGRATQTIVSQVAAMKSMVDAFAGYARMPRAKLEALDLNALVREVLALYDGKALGLVLGLEEGLPRIAGDSTLLRQVIHNLLQNAQDALSGHPAPRVEVGTRLRTNNHAVCLTVTDNGAGFPEHLMTRLFEPYATTKAKGTGLGLAIVKKIVEEHHGKIQIENIKSGGAAIRIALPVFGAGGENT, from the coding sequence ATGCGCAGTCTGATCGCCGCGGCCCTGCTGCTGGGCATCGTGCTCCTTTCGCTGCTGTTCTATGCCAGCAGCGGGAGCAGCGCATTTTCCGATTCGCTGCCGACGCTGTTCGTCGGCGGCGGGGCGCTCGGCGTGGCGCTTCTGGTGCTGCTCGGCTGGCGCATGTGGTGGCTGCAGAAGCGCATCCGCCGCGGCGTTTTCGGCGCCAAGCTCACCCTCAAGCTGCTGCTGATGTTCGGCGTCGTCGCCATGCTGCCCGGCCTGGTCGTATACGGCGCCTCGGTGTTCTTCCTCAACCGCTCGATCGAGACCTGGTTCGACGTACGCGTCGACAATGCGCTGGCGTCGGGGGTCAACCTCGGCCAGGCCGCGCTCGACGACCTCCTGCGCGATCTCGACAAGAAGGCCCAGCGCATGGCGCTGACGCTGTCGGACCAGGGCGTGGGCTCGATGATCACGAGCCTCTCCACGCTGCGCGAGCAGAGCTCGGTGCAGGAACTGACCCTGTTCGACGAGCGCGGCGGCGTGGTCGCCCACGTCAGCGGCGACAGCGGTACCCTGCTGCCGGTGCTGCCCGACCGCGCCGTGCTGTGGCAGGTCCGGCAGCAGCAGCCCTACAGCCGGATCGAGGAAGTGCCGGAGCGAGGCCTGGTCATGCACGTCATCGTGCCCGTGTATACGAGCGCGCTGAGCGGCGAGACGCGCGTGCTGCAGCTGGTGCAGCCGGTGCCGGCGCGGCTCGCGCACGACGCGCAGGCGGTGCAGCTGGCCTACCAGGAATACCAGCAGATCTCGGTGTCGCGGCTGGGGATCAAGCGCATCTATGGCGTCGCACTCACGCTCACGCTGATGCTCGCCCTCCTGATGACCTTCGTGATCGCCTATTTGCTGTCGGAACGGCTGGGCGCGCCCCTGCGCACGCTCGCGCGCGGCACGCGCGCGGTGGCCAAGGGCGATTTCTCCCAGATGCCGTCGGTGTCCAGCCGCGACGAGCTGGGCGTGCTGATCCAGTCCTTCAACCGCATGACCCGGCAGCTCTCGGACGCGCGCGAGCAGGTCGCGCAGAACCACCAGCAGACCGAGCAGGCCAAGGCCTTCCTGGAGCGGGTGCTGGCGAACCTGTCGTCGGGCGTCGTGGTGCTCGACGACACCTTGCGGGTGCGCACGGCCAACAGCGCGGCCGCGCAGATCCTCGGGGTGGACGTCGCGACGCTCGACGCGCGCCTGCTTGCCGAGCTGGGCGAGCCGGGCGAGGCGCTGCGCACGCTCGGCACGACGGTCGCCGCCCGCTTCGGCGAGCACGAGGGCGAGTGGCAGGAGCAGATCGACTACGCCGCGCACGGCGGCAGCCAGTCGCTGCTGCTGCGCGGCACGCGCCTGCCGCCGGGCGTCGAGCGCGGCTACGTGCTGGTGTTCGACGACGTCACCAAGCTGATCGATGCCGAGCGCAACGCCGCATGGAGCGAGGTGGCGCGCCGGCTGGCGCACGAGATCAAGAACCCGCTCACGCCGATCCAGCTGTCGGCCGAGCGCATCGCGCGCAAGCTGGACGGGCGCCTCGAGCCGGCCGACGCCGAATTCCTCGGGCGCGCCACGCAGACCATCGTCAGCCAGGTCGCCGCGATGAAGAGCATGGTGGATGCGTTCGCCGGCTACGCGCGCATGCCGCGCGCCAAGCTCGAGGCGCTCGATCTCAACGCACTGGTGCGCGAGGTGCTGGCGCTCTACGATGGCAAGGCGCTCGGCCTGGTGCTCGGCCTCGAAGAAGGCTTGCCGCGCATCGCGGGCGACTCCACATTATTGCGTCAGGTGATACATAATCTGCTGCAGAATGCGCAGGACGCGCTGAGCGGCCATCCCGCGCCGCGGGTGGAGGTCGGCACGCGGCTTCGCACCAATAACCACGCAGTTTGTTTGACCGTGACGGATAATGGAGCCGGCTTTCCGGAGCATCTGATGACGCGGCTGTTCGAGCCCTACGCAACCACCAAGGCCAAGGGAACGGGGCTGGGCCTGGCTATCGTCAAGAAGATCGTCGAAGAGCATCACGGCAAGATTCAGATCGAAAATATCAAATCGGGCGGCGCGGCGATCCGCATTGCGCTCCCCGTGTTTGGGGCGGGCGGAGAAAACACGTGA
- the def gene encoding peptide deformylase, whose product MARLDILHYPDARLHTLAKPVKAVDGRIRKLVDDMAETMYAAPGIGLAATQVNVHEQVVVIDISETHDQLRVFINPEIVARSGTEESEEGCLSVPGIFDRVTRAERVTVRALDRDGKPFELEADGLLAVCIQHELDHLKGKVFVDYLSSLKRNRIKTKLLKQAREHRPEPAPARASL is encoded by the coding sequence ATGGCCAGACTCGACATCCTGCATTATCCCGATGCGCGCCTCCACACCCTCGCCAAGCCGGTGAAGGCGGTGGACGGGCGCATCCGCAAGCTGGTCGACGACATGGCCGAGACGATGTACGCGGCGCCCGGCATCGGGCTGGCGGCAACGCAGGTCAACGTCCACGAGCAGGTCGTCGTGATCGACATCTCCGAGACGCACGACCAGTTGCGCGTCTTCATCAACCCGGAAATCGTCGCCCGCTCCGGAACCGAGGAAAGCGAGGAAGGCTGCCTGTCGGTGCCGGGCATCTTCGACCGGGTGACGCGCGCCGAGCGCGTCACGGTGCGCGCGCTCGACCGCGACGGCAAGCCGTTCGAGCTTGAGGCCGACGGCCTGCTGGCGGTGTGCATCCAGCACGAGCTCGATCACCTGAAGGGCAAGGTCTTCGTCGACTACCTCTCCAGCCTCAAGCGCAACCGCATCAAGACCAAGCTCCTGAAGCAGGCCCGCGAGCACCGGCCGGAACCGGCGCCGGCGCGCGCCTCGCTCTGA
- a CDS encoding DUF4390 domain-containing protein translates to MMVSSTPCCARPESARRWLVALLLGVWLALAGGGALAAEKSAVRQAVIRATPQGYVIDGDVNIVLNSTLEDALTRGINLYFVLELEVTRPRSWWFDESIGEATRKLRIYYHLLLRRYVVENGYTTRTAATLAEALAMLGRIDDWQVLERGALKTGHAYDARLRLRLDTSQLPKPLVIGAVGGDRWELATPWYGWSFDAPALAAAPASSP, encoded by the coding sequence ATGATGGTTTCTTCTACGCCCTGTTGCGCAAGACCTGAGTCCGCCCGCCGCTGGCTGGTCGCCCTGCTGCTGGGTGTGTGGCTGGCGCTGGCGGGCGGCGGCGCCCTCGCGGCCGAGAAGAGCGCGGTCCGCCAGGCGGTGATTCGCGCAACGCCGCAGGGGTATGTGATCGACGGCGACGTCAACATCGTTCTCAACAGTACCCTGGAAGACGCGCTCACCCGCGGCATCAACCTGTATTTCGTGCTCGAGCTCGAGGTCACGCGGCCGCGCAGCTGGTGGTTCGACGAAAGCATCGGCGAGGCGACGCGCAAGCTGCGGATCTATTACCACCTGCTGCTGCGGCGCTACGTGGTCGAAAACGGCTACACGACCCGCACCGCCGCCACGCTCGCCGAAGCGCTCGCGATGCTGGGCCGGATCGACGACTGGCAGGTGCTGGAACGGGGTGCGCTCAAGACCGGCCATGCCTACGATGCCCGCCTGCGCCTGCGGCTGGACACTTCGCAGCTGCCGAAGCCGCTCGTCATCGGCGCGGTGGGGGGTGATCGCTGGGAGCTGGCCACGCCGTGGTATGGCTGGTCGTTCGACGCGCCCGCGCTGGCAGCCGCGCCCGCCTCCTCGCCCTGA
- a CDS encoding LysM peptidoglycan-binding domain-containing protein, whose translation MRQLVVSLALLLAATPALSDSLKLQDNAPDKYVVVKGDTLWDISGKFLKDPWRWPQIWKMNREEIKNPHWIYPGDLIVLDRSGKEPRLSLVKGSKGGLPTVKLAPGVRATALADEAIPPIPIRVIHPFLAQPRVVSKGALDDAPFILGSNAERVVLGAGDDAFATGGQPGVTRWNVLRPGKALKDPETGEVLGYEVEYLGDARTVAEGAPQKIRITQSVREILPKDKLVAADDDTTFEYIPHAPEKPVSGRIISAYGGLSDSGRYQTVVLNRGSRDGLEPGDVLAVFREGLAVKLSREEKDRMNWVDGKGAGTPDGSAWLYSDVRCLKENSAVSYDQAADVRNTFRHTCLSERSDRAVKLPDARSGLVMVYRVYDRVAYALIMESQGPVYLLDAVKNPD comes from the coding sequence GTGCGTCAACTCGTTGTTTCTCTTGCCCTGTTGCTGGCTGCCACGCCCGCGCTGTCCGACTCCCTTAAACTGCAGGACAACGCGCCGGACAAATACGTCGTGGTCAAGGGCGACACGCTGTGGGACATCTCCGGCAAGTTCCTCAAGGACCCGTGGCGCTGGCCGCAGATCTGGAAGATGAACCGCGAGGAGATCAAGAACCCGCACTGGATCTATCCGGGCGACCTGATCGTCCTCGACCGCAGCGGCAAGGAGCCGCGCCTGTCGCTGGTCAAGGGCAGCAAGGGCGGCCTGCCGACCGTGAAGCTGGCGCCAGGCGTGCGCGCCACCGCGCTCGCCGACGAAGCGATCCCGCCGATCCCCATCCGCGTGATCCATCCCTTCCTGGCGCAGCCGCGCGTGGTATCCAAGGGCGCCCTCGACGACGCCCCCTTCATCCTCGGCAGCAACGCCGAACGCGTCGTGCTGGGTGCGGGCGACGACGCCTTCGCAACCGGCGGCCAGCCCGGCGTCACCCGCTGGAACGTCCTGCGTCCGGGCAAGGCGCTGAAAGATCCGGAAACCGGCGAGGTGCTGGGCTATGAAGTCGAGTATCTGGGCGATGCGCGCACCGTCGCGGAAGGCGCCCCGCAGAAGATCCGCATCACGCAGTCGGTGCGCGAGATCCTGCCGAAGGACAAGCTGGTCGCCGCAGATGACGACACCACCTTCGAATATATCCCCCACGCGCCGGAAAAGCCGGTCAGCGGACGCATCATCTCGGCCTACGGCGGGCTGTCCGACAGCGGCCGCTACCAGACCGTCGTCCTCAACCGCGGCAGCCGCGACGGCCTCGAGCCGGGCGACGTCCTGGCCGTGTTCCGCGAAGGCCTGGCCGTGAAGCTCTCGCGCGAGGAGAAGGACCGCATGAACTGGGTCGACGGCAAGGGCGCGGGCACGCCTGACGGCAGCGCGTGGCTCTACAGCGACGTGCGCTGCCTCAAGGAGAACAGCGCCGTCAGCTACGACCAGGCGGCCGACGTGCGCAACACCTTCCGCCACACCTGCCTCAGCGAGCGCAGCGACCGCGCCGTCAAGCTGCCCGATGCGCGCAGCGGCCTCGTCATGGTCTACCGCGTCTACGATCGGGTGGCCTACGCCCTCATCATGGAATCCCAGGGGCCGGTCTATCTGCTGGACGCCGTCAAGAACCCTGATTGA
- the trkA gene encoding Trk system potassium transporter TrkA, producing the protein MKIIILGAGQVGGNLAESLVAENNDITVVDLDTSRLAFLQDRFDLRTVRGHAAQPAVLKQAGAGDADMLVAVTQSDETNLVACRIASTLFNVPTRIARIRSNDFLALEGEFLAEHFGVNDVISPEQEVTDTLRRLIEHPEALQVLDFADGRVRLIAVRAYHGGPMIGHELQEIKRHMPSVDCRIPAIYRRDRGIVPKGTTVIEPGDEVFFLARKEDISSVMRELRRMERPVRKVMLAGGGNIGRRLAARIERDYEVKVIEHNKAVGSLLAEQLQKTLVLQGDATDEELLDQENIASMDVFCALTNDDEDNIMSALLAKRMGAHRVIALINRSAYVDLVQGGEIDIAISPAQATVGPLLSKIRRGDMVAVHSLRRGAAEVLEVAVHGDTRTSRVVGRRIGEIDLPDGATIAAIIRNKDVVIAHHDTLIESEDHLIVFALNKRIIPKVEKLLQVGFGFF; encoded by the coding sequence ATGAAGATCATCATCCTCGGTGCCGGCCAGGTCGGCGGCAACCTGGCGGAGAGCCTGGTCGCCGAAAACAACGACATCACGGTCGTCGACCTCGACACCTCGAGGCTGGCGTTCCTGCAGGACCGCTTCGACCTGCGCACCGTGCGCGGCCATGCGGCGCAGCCCGCGGTGCTGAAGCAGGCCGGCGCCGGGGACGCGGACATGCTGGTGGCGGTCACGCAGAGCGACGAGACCAACCTGGTCGCATGCCGCATCGCATCGACCCTGTTCAACGTCCCCACGCGCATCGCGCGCATCCGCTCCAACGACTTCCTGGCCCTTGAAGGCGAATTCCTGGCGGAGCATTTCGGCGTCAACGACGTCATCAGCCCCGAGCAGGAAGTGACCGACACGCTGCGGCGGCTGATCGAGCACCCGGAGGCGCTGCAGGTGCTCGACTTCGCCGACGGCAGGGTGCGGCTGATCGCGGTCCGCGCCTACCACGGCGGCCCGATGATCGGGCATGAATTGCAGGAGATCAAACGCCACATGCCGAGCGTGGATTGCCGCATTCCCGCGATCTACCGGCGCGACCGCGGCATCGTGCCCAAGGGGACCACGGTGATCGAGCCGGGTGACGAGGTGTTCTTCCTCGCGCGCAAGGAGGATATATCCTCCGTGATGCGCGAACTGCGGCGCATGGAACGCCCCGTGAGGAAGGTCATGCTCGCCGGCGGCGGCAACATCGGGCGGCGCCTGGCGGCGCGCATCGAACGCGACTACGAGGTCAAGGTCATCGAGCACAACAAGGCGGTCGGCAGCCTGCTGGCCGAACAGCTGCAGAAAACGCTGGTGCTGCAGGGCGACGCCACCGACGAGGAACTGCTCGACCAGGAGAACATCGCCTCCATGGACGTGTTCTGCGCGCTCACCAACGACGACGAGGACAACATCATGTCCGCGCTGCTGGCCAAGCGAATGGGGGCGCACCGCGTCATCGCCCTGATCAACCGCTCGGCCTACGTCGACCTGGTGCAGGGCGGCGAGATCGACATCGCGATCTCGCCGGCGCAGGCTACTGTCGGGCCGTTGCTGTCCAAGATCCGCCGCGGCGACATGGTGGCGGTGCACTCGCTCCGGCGCGGCGCGGCCGAGGTGCTCGAGGTGGCCGTGCACGGCGATACGCGTACCTCGCGCGTCGTCGGCCGGCGCATCGGCGAAATCGACCTGCCCGACGGCGCGACGATCGCCGCGATCATCCGC
- the fmt gene encoding methionyl-tRNA formyltransferase yields MRVIFAGTPPFAAAALNALADAGHDVVLVLTQPDRPAGRGMKLTPSAVKQAALARGLPVHQPATLKTPEAQAELRAAAADVMVVAAYGLILPQAVLDIPRLGCLNIHASLLPRWRGAAPIQRAILAGDTETGITIMQMDAGLDTGAMLSKTVVPIRATDTAASLHDVLAKAGAEAIVAALANPGAWAAAAQDEAQATYAAKLSKEEARLDWREAAESLARAVRAYNPAPGAWTLLDGAPLKVWAAAVVPGGGKPGEILRADAAGLVVACGSGALALQEIQPAGSKRMTAIAYLAGRALAPGSRLGD; encoded by the coding sequence ATGCGTGTCATCTTCGCGGGCACGCCGCCGTTCGCGGCGGCCGCGCTGAACGCCCTGGCCGACGCCGGCCACGATGTTGTCCTCGTGCTGACCCAGCCCGACCGGCCCGCGGGGCGAGGCATGAAGCTCACGCCGAGCGCGGTCAAGCAGGCGGCGCTGGCGCGGGGCCTCCCGGTTCATCAGCCGGCCACCCTGAAGACGCCCGAGGCGCAGGCCGAGCTGCGCGCGGCAGCGGCCGACGTCATGGTCGTCGCGGCCTACGGGCTGATCCTGCCGCAGGCCGTGCTCGACATCCCGCGCCTCGGCTGCCTCAACATCCATGCCTCGCTCCTGCCGCGCTGGCGCGGCGCGGCGCCGATCCAGCGGGCGATCCTGGCCGGCGATACGGAAACCGGCATCACGATCATGCAGATGGACGCCGGGCTCGACACCGGCGCGATGCTGTCAAAAACCGTGGTGCCGATCCGCGCGACCGACACCGCCGCGAGCCTGCACGACGTCCTGGCCAAGGCCGGCGCCGAGGCCATCGTGGCTGCGCTGGCGAATCCCGGCGCGTGGGCTGCGGCGGCGCAGGACGAGGCGCAGGCGACTTACGCCGCCAAGCTCAGCAAGGAAGAAGCCCGGCTCGACTGGCGCGAGGCGGCGGAGTCCCTCGCGCGCGCGGTGCGTGCGTACAACCCGGCACCCGGGGCGTGGACGCTGCTCGACGGCGCGCCGCTGAAGGTGTGGGCCGCGGCGGTCGTGCCGGGAGGCGGGAAGCCGGGCGAAATCCTGCGCGCCGACGCGGCGGGGCTGGTGGTGGCCTGCGGCAGCGGTGCGCTCGCCTTGCAGGAGATCCAGCCGGCGGGCAGCAAGCGCATGACGGCCATCGCGTACCTCGCCGGCCGCGCGCTCGCGCCGGGCAGCCGGCTCGGCGATTGA